In Actinomycetota bacterium, the following proteins share a genomic window:
- a CDS encoding serine hydrolase domain-containing protein, protein MAAGHAALAVLGDGREGMMVSSRTRTTIEPARSEVVALDRRIGEILNRWPAVGLAVGVVSDGSLTSFSANGVADIAARTPITEDTVFRIASITKTVTAVAVLQLWEQGLVDIDAPANEYLRAYRLVPADPAWRPATLRHLLTHTAGIPEVVPARRAFRPDFGESVKVGDRLPSLAEHYRGRLRLVAEPGTRFRYGNHGFATLGQIVEDVSGEPLDRYVRRHVFDPLGMDHTDLLRSERVTPWLATGYEMGRAGPKAVSPREAVTAGAASVYSTPSDMARYLAALLGGGANDHGSMLEPATVAMMFEPQYRPDPRIPGIGLAFWRVDLGDGHPAVEHQGTLPGFHSQVFLAPDDGVAVMAFTNGSWRPDFWLPFETSSVLRQIVGVPEDAIQTDVPRRPETWGELCGWYALEGPLSDVRMRGMFGAGAEVFVRRGELTIRTLTPIPTLYRGYPLYPDDPEDPLVFRLDLARVGLGSMRVVFARDDGKVSRVHLEVMPLTLIKRPWPRTLRWARR, encoded by the coding sequence GTGGCTGCCGGGCACGCCGCCCTTGCGGTGCTCGGCGACGGAAGGGAGGGCATGATGGTCTCCTCACGTACCCGTACCACGATCGAACCTGCACGCTCCGAGGTCGTCGCTCTCGACCGGAGGATCGGGGAGATCCTCAACCGATGGCCGGCCGTCGGTCTGGCCGTCGGCGTGGTGAGCGACGGCTCGCTCACGTCGTTCTCCGCGAACGGCGTCGCCGACATCGCCGCTCGCACGCCGATCACCGAGGACACCGTCTTCCGGATCGCCTCGATCACCAAGACGGTGACGGCGGTCGCCGTGCTGCAGCTATGGGAGCAGGGCCTGGTCGACATCGACGCGCCCGCGAACGAGTACCTGCGCGCCTATCGACTCGTTCCCGCCGATCCTGCCTGGCGACCGGCGACCCTGCGGCATCTGCTCACGCACACCGCCGGCATCCCCGAGGTGGTGCCCGCTCGAAGGGCTTTCCGCCCCGACTTCGGTGAGAGCGTGAAGGTCGGCGACCGGCTGCCCTCGCTCGCGGAGCACTACCGCGGCCGACTGCGCCTCGTGGCCGAGCCCGGGACCAGGTTCCGCTACGGCAACCACGGGTTCGCCACCCTCGGACAGATCGTCGAGGACGTGAGCGGGGAACCGCTCGACCGCTACGTCCGCCGGCACGTTTTCGACCCACTCGGCATGGATCACACCGACCTGCTTCGGTCCGAGCGCGTCACGCCATGGCTCGCGACCGGGTACGAGATGGGTCGCGCCGGCCCGAAGGCCGTTTCTCCACGGGAGGCCGTGACCGCCGGCGCCGCGTCCGTCTACTCGACGCCGAGCGACATGGCTCGCTACCTGGCGGCGCTGCTCGGCGGTGGTGCCAATGACCACGGCTCGATGCTCGAGCCGGCGACGGTCGCGATGATGTTCGAGCCGCAGTACCGGCCCGACCCCCGCATCCCGGGCATCGGGCTCGCGTTCTGGCGTGTCGACCTGGGTGATGGCCACCCGGCCGTCGAGCACCAGGGCACCCTGCCGGGATTCCACTCGCAGGTCTTCCTCGCCCCCGACGACGGGGTGGCGGTGATGGCGTTCACGAACGGCTCGTGGCGCCCGGACTTCTGGCTGCCTTTCGAGACCTCGAGCGTGCTCAGGCAGATCGTGGGCGTGCCCGAGGACGCGATCCAAACCGACGTGCCGCGCCGACCCGAGACGTGGGGCGAGCTGTGCGGCTGGTACGCCCTCGAGGGACCGCTCAGCGACGTGCGCATGCGCGGCATGTTCGGGGCGGGCGCCGAGGTCTTCGTGCGGCGAGGCGAGCTGACGATCCGAACCCTGACCCCGATTCCGACGCTGTACCGGGGCTACCCGCTGTATCCGGACGACCCGGAGGACCCGCTCGTGTTCCGGCTCGATCTCGCACGGGTCGGGCTCGGGTCGATGCGGGTGGTGTTCGCTCGTGACGACGGGAAGGTCTCGCGCGTGCACCTCGAGGTCATGCCGCTGACGCTCATCAAGCGACCGTGGCCTCGGACCCTGCGATGGGCACGACGATGA
- a CDS encoding wax ester/triacylglycerol synthase family O-acyltransferase translates to MTGAGATRRLSSFDLMFLRLETPEWPCHFGGLTVMEGQALLDVEGRLRMSEITDRVERRLPLVPQLRRRLHVPGLLGGRPLWVDDPAFALERHVHQASVPAPGGDREVLETAAQVSMRRLDRRRPLWELWFFTGLREGRVAAMLKLHHSVADGMAAVTIMGSLFDLEPDVPDPAPATWVPEPVPSERALRAENLAAKTDAVRRLVADAARPGSGSRMLASAGRALRIARSYAGANPKLHAPSTSLNRVVGAGRRIGVVRLDLAAVKDAAHAHGAKVNDVVLDLWSGGLRRLLATRGEATDVELITSIPVSLRSDAEPRTVDNRSGWVAFALPTPDVDPSRRLDEIARRTRRVKATQPPAAIAGFMAALAATPLARAYTTHQRTGNVVVTNVPGPPVPMYMLGARVEEILPIVELVGNVGLVLCAFSYAGQLGLVVTADASGFPDLDVLVDGMERDWDALVTRRAAESVR, encoded by the coding sequence ATGACGGGTGCAGGCGCGACGCGGCGGCTGAGCTCGTTCGACCTGATGTTCCTACGGCTCGAGACGCCCGAGTGGCCGTGCCACTTCGGCGGTCTCACCGTCATGGAGGGCCAAGCCCTGCTGGACGTCGAGGGCCGTCTGCGGATGTCGGAGATCACCGACCGGGTTGAGCGTCGTCTCCCGCTCGTGCCTCAGTTGCGTCGGCGCCTGCACGTTCCCGGGCTGCTCGGCGGACGGCCGCTGTGGGTCGACGATCCCGCGTTCGCGCTCGAACGGCATGTGCACCAGGCGTCCGTGCCCGCTCCCGGGGGCGACCGGGAAGTCCTCGAGACGGCGGCTCAGGTCTCCATGCGACGGCTGGACCGCCGCCGTCCGCTCTGGGAGTTGTGGTTCTTCACCGGCCTGCGGGAGGGTCGGGTCGCCGCGATGCTGAAGCTGCACCACTCGGTCGCCGACGGCATGGCGGCCGTCACGATCATGGGCTCGCTCTTCGACCTCGAGCCCGATGTGCCCGATCCCGCGCCGGCCACATGGGTCCCCGAACCGGTGCCGTCCGAGCGTGCCCTTCGCGCCGAAAACCTCGCCGCCAAGACCGATGCCGTCCGCAGGCTCGTCGCCGACGCGGCGCGGCCGGGCTCAGGGTCGCGGATGCTGGCATCGGCCGGAAGGGCCCTCCGCATCGCCCGCTCGTACGCCGGTGCGAACCCGAAGCTGCACGCGCCGTCCACCTCGCTCAACCGGGTCGTCGGCGCCGGTCGGAGGATCGGGGTCGTCAGGCTGGACCTGGCCGCCGTGAAGGACGCGGCGCACGCGCACGGCGCCAAGGTGAACGACGTGGTGCTCGATCTGTGGTCCGGCGGGCTCCGCCGTCTGTTGGCGACGCGCGGCGAGGCCACGGACGTCGAGTTGATCACCAGCATCCCGGTGTCGCTGCGTTCGGATGCCGAGCCGCGGACCGTCGACAACCGCTCCGGGTGGGTCGCGTTCGCGCTGCCGACGCCGGACGTGGACCCGAGCCGCCGGCTCGACGAGATCGCCAGAAGGACGCGGAGGGTGAAGGCGACCCAGCCACCGGCGGCGATCGCCGGCTTCATGGCCGCGTTGGCCGCCACCCCGCTCGCTCGTGCGTACACGACGCACCAGCGCACGGGCAACGTGGTCGTCACCAACGTGCCGGGGCCGCCGGTGCCGATGTACATGCTCGGCGCCCGTGTCGAGGAGATCCTGCCGATCGTCGAGCTCGTGGGCAACGTCGGCCTGGTCCTCTGCGCCTTCTCCTACGCGGGACAGCTCGGCCTGGTCGTCACCGCGGACGCCAGCGGCTTCCCTGACCTCGACGTGCTCGTCGACGGGATGGAACGTGACTGGGATGCCCTGGTGACCCGACGGGCCGCTGAGAGCGTGCGCTGA
- a CDS encoding alpha/beta hydrolase yields the protein MPYATNPVDDVPIYFEDRGGSGAPVVVYTGFLDPIEVAQTSGVAMALGDEFRLIFADHRGHGRSGAPHEPEAYALPTRVADHVAVLDELGLDRAHVLGFSWGARLGFAIGELTPERVRALVLCGNQPYEWDLTTPIAQAVAAAAEAARSRGMEGFVETFEAGVGVRFPEPARTLELQNDPDAILAAWESVFAEGSIADHLSRWRVPCLIYVGEADEMRDAARCAAEEIRTATFLSLPGHTHLSSEGEIEPVLEPIRRLLRSH from the coding sequence GTGCCGTATGCCACCAACCCCGTGGACGACGTTCCGATCTACTTCGAGGACCGCGGAGGTTCCGGAGCTCCCGTCGTCGTCTACACCGGGTTCCTCGATCCCATCGAGGTCGCACAGACATCAGGTGTGGCGATGGCACTCGGCGACGAGTTCCGGCTGATCTTCGCCGATCACCGAGGGCACGGGCGTTCGGGTGCGCCGCACGAGCCGGAGGCGTACGCGCTGCCCACGCGGGTCGCCGACCACGTCGCCGTCCTCGACGAGCTCGGTCTCGATCGTGCCCACGTGCTCGGCTTCTCGTGGGGCGCTCGCCTCGGCTTCGCGATCGGCGAACTCACACCCGAGCGGGTGCGTGCGCTGGTGCTCTGCGGCAATCAGCCGTACGAGTGGGATCTGACGACTCCGATCGCCCAGGCGGTCGCCGCAGCTGCGGAAGCCGCCCGCAGCCGCGGCATGGAGGGCTTCGTCGAGACGTTCGAGGCAGGCGTCGGTGTTCGCTTCCCCGAGCCGGCACGCACGCTCGAACTGCAGAACGATCCGGACGCGATCCTCGCCGCATGGGAGTCGGTCTTCGCCGAAGGGTCCATCGCCGACCATCTCTCCCGATGGCGGGTGCCGTGCTTGATCTACGTCGGAGAAGCCGACGAGATGCGCGACGCGGCCCGTTGTGCAGCCGAGGAGATCCGGACTGCCACGTTCCTCTCGCTGCCCGGCCACACCCACCTCTCGTCCGAAGGCGAGATCGAGCCGGTGCTCGAACCGATCCGTCGGCTCCTGCGGTCCCATTGA
- a CDS encoding alpha/beta hydrolase, giving the protein MSNTPIILVPGFWLGAWAWDEVAGLLRADGHDVTALTLPGLGSADDDRSSITLSDHVEAICDAVRAAGEPVVLAVHSGTGFSGYAASDRVPELISTMVYVDTAPGKGALDPDFEAPEKPLQWEELAEEENLDDLTEEQLETFRRRAVPEPGGVIREAVELTNDARLDVQSTLICTGYTSEQYMDAAKEGYAWLAGLNEVRNLTWVDLPTSHWPMWSRPKELADIIGGVATG; this is encoded by the coding sequence ATGTCGAACACACCGATCATCTTGGTTCCCGGCTTCTGGCTCGGCGCGTGGGCGTGGGACGAGGTCGCCGGACTGCTGCGGGCAGACGGCCACGACGTCACCGCGCTGACGCTGCCCGGCCTCGGGTCGGCCGACGACGACCGATCGTCGATCACGCTGTCCGACCACGTGGAGGCGATCTGCGACGCGGTGCGGGCGGCCGGAGAGCCGGTCGTGCTCGCCGTGCACAGCGGCACGGGGTTCTCCGGCTACGCCGCGAGCGACCGCGTCCCGGAGCTGATCTCGACGATGGTCTACGTCGACACGGCGCCGGGCAAGGGCGCGTTGGACCCCGACTTCGAAGCCCCGGAGAAGCCCCTGCAGTGGGAGGAGCTCGCGGAGGAGGAGAACCTCGACGACCTCACCGAGGAGCAGCTCGAGACGTTCCGGCGTCGCGCCGTGCCCGAGCCGGGCGGGGTGATCCGCGAAGCGGTCGAGCTCACGAACGACGCCCGCCTCGACGTGCAGAGCACGCTGATCTGCACGGGATACACCTCCGAGCAGTACATGGACGCCGCCAAGGAAGGCTATGCCTGGCTCGCGGGTCTGAACGAGGTGCGCAACCTCACCTGGGTCGACCTGCCGACGAGCCACTGGCCGATGTGGTCACGCCCGAAGGAGCTCGCAGACATCATCGGCGGCGTCGCGACAGGCTGA
- a CDS encoding ABC transporter ATP-binding protein: MTTALETTGLTKRYGRTWALRDCTLAVPSARVAAVVGPNGAGKTTLMRLAVGLRRPTRGSVTVFGHVPRDDSASLARVGFVAQETPLYRDLSVADHLEMGRRLNGDAWDQPSATARLGKLSIPLDRRVGELSGGQQAQVALTIALAKRPDLLVLDEPVASLDPLARRTFLSELMGEVATRELTVLLSSHLIADLENRCDYLVILSDSRVQVLGDVDDLLATHAVIVGPADAPQPDATIVSSRRSDRQRTLVVRSAGPVHAPGWSAEPISLEELVLAYLSEPGAGTLPGPEGPA; this comes from the coding sequence GTGACGACGGCCCTGGAGACGACCGGCCTCACGAAGCGCTACGGCCGTACCTGGGCGCTGCGCGACTGCACGCTCGCGGTGCCGAGCGCGCGCGTGGCCGCGGTGGTGGGACCGAACGGCGCCGGCAAGACCACGCTGATGCGCCTCGCCGTCGGGCTGCGACGGCCGACCCGCGGTTCCGTCACGGTGTTCGGTCACGTACCGCGTGACGACTCCGCGTCGCTGGCCCGCGTCGGGTTCGTCGCGCAGGAGACGCCTCTGTATCGCGACCTCTCTGTCGCGGACCACCTCGAGATGGGCCGGCGCCTCAACGGCGACGCCTGGGATCAACCGTCGGCCACGGCGCGACTCGGCAAGCTCTCGATCCCACTCGATCGCCGCGTCGGCGAGCTGTCGGGTGGCCAGCAGGCCCAGGTCGCGCTCACGATCGCCCTCGCGAAACGCCCGGACCTGCTCGTGCTCGACGAGCCTGTCGCGAGCCTCGACCCGCTCGCGCGGCGGACGTTCCTTTCGGAGCTGATGGGCGAGGTCGCCACACGCGAGCTCACCGTGCTGCTCTCCTCGCACCTGATCGCCGACCTGGAGAACCGCTGCGACTACCTCGTCATCTTGTCCGACTCGCGGGTGCAGGTGCTCGGCGACGTCGACGACCTGCTCGCGACGCACGCGGTCATCGTCGGACCGGCCGACGCCCCCCAGCCCGACGCCACGATCGTCTCCTCACGGCGCTCCGACCGCCAGCGCACGCTCGTCGTGCGCTCGGCCGGACCGGTGCACGCGCCGGGATGGTCGGCCGAACCGATCTCGCTCGAGGAACTGGTGCTCGCCTACCTCAGCGAACCCGGGGCGGGGACGCTCCCGGGGCCGGAAGGACCGGCGTGA
- a CDS encoding GntR family transcriptional regulator: protein MIDLRLDGRSNVVPYLQLVEQVRRALRTGLLEPGDRLPAVREVAESVSINPNTVLKAYRQLEHEGLVEGRPGQGTFVVGSLAGPSLASHALLRRELRAWLQKARAAGLEPEDIEALFGTTLHAFETEGAA from the coding sequence GTGATCGATCTCAGGCTCGACGGTCGTTCCAACGTCGTCCCGTACCTGCAGCTCGTGGAGCAGGTCAGGCGGGCGCTCCGTACGGGGCTCCTGGAACCGGGCGATCGGCTCCCCGCCGTGCGCGAGGTTGCCGAGTCTGTGTCCATCAACCCGAATACGGTGCTCAAGGCCTATCGACAACTCGAGCACGAGGGTCTCGTGGAGGGACGACCCGGCCAGGGGACGTTCGTGGTGGGGTCGCTCGCCGGGCCTTCGCTCGCCAGCCACGCCCTGCTCCGCCGTGAGCTGCGCGCCTGGCTGCAGAAGGCTCGGGCCGCGGGGCTGGAGCCCGAGGACATCGAGGCCCTGTTCGGCACCACGCTGCACGCGTTCGAGACCGAGGGTGCCGCGTGA
- a CDS encoding TetR/AcrR family transcriptional regulator C-terminal domain-containing protein, whose protein sequence is MSTEIQAGARTRAPLTRERVLDTAVALADQGGVEALSMRKLAQALDVVPMALYRHVANKDELLSGLVDVVIGEIDPPLDGADWKTAMRVRILSARRALMRHPWASKVMESRTKPTPVVLAYMDSMIGMLRTGGFSLDLTHHVLHAMGSRTFGFTQELFNDTTDVDPEAEAAMWEAVAGTYPFIHEIFTTISHDDRSVVGAGCDDQFEFEFALDLMLDGIERLKLRS, encoded by the coding sequence ATGAGCACCGAGATCCAGGCCGGCGCCCGGACCCGGGCGCCGCTGACGAGGGAACGGGTGCTGGACACCGCCGTGGCCCTGGCCGATCAGGGCGGCGTCGAGGCGTTGAGCATGCGGAAGCTCGCGCAGGCCCTCGACGTCGTGCCGATGGCGCTGTACCGGCACGTTGCCAACAAGGACGAGCTGTTGAGTGGTCTGGTCGACGTCGTGATCGGCGAGATCGATCCGCCGCTCGATGGAGCCGACTGGAAGACGGCGATGCGGGTACGGATCCTTTCGGCTCGCCGCGCGCTCATGCGTCACCCGTGGGCGTCGAAGGTGATGGAGTCGCGCACGAAGCCCACGCCGGTCGTGCTCGCCTACATGGACTCGATGATCGGGATGCTCCGCACCGGGGGTTTCTCGCTCGATCTCACCCACCACGTGCTGCACGCGATGGGCAGTCGGACCTTCGGGTTCACCCAGGAGCTGTTCAACGACACCACCGACGTCGACCCCGAGGCCGAGGCGGCGATGTGGGAGGCGGTGGCAGGCACGTACCCCTTCATCCACGAGATCTTCACGACGATCTCCCACGACGACAGGTCGGTCGTGGGAGCGGGATGCGACGACCAGTTCGAGTTCGAGTTCGCCCTCGACCTGATGCTCGACGGCATCGAGCGCCTCAAGCTGCGATCCTGA
- a CDS encoding NAD(P)-dependent alcohol dehydrogenase: MKGITQDTYGSTDVLEFRDVAEPRVGERDVLVQVKAAGVEIGAWHVMAGKPYLLRLMGFGLRKPKVPVRGRDVAGVVEAVGSSVTRFQPGDEVFGTADGSFAEYASVPEARLAPKPANLTFEQAAVVPISGGTALQALRKGNVQAGQKVLVVGASGGVGSFAVQLAKAFGAKVTGVASTAKMDFVRSLGADDVIDYTHEDFADGTRHWDLILDMGGLRSLSDLRRALTPNGTLVIVGGEGGGKWLGGFGRSLRSGFVSMFVSQRLTMLASKERGEDFDALRELIEAGRVTPIIDRTFPLADAPEAIQYVVEGRGRGKVAITV, from the coding sequence ATGAAGGGGATCACGCAGGATACGTACGGTTCGACCGACGTGCTGGAGTTCAGGGACGTCGCCGAGCCCCGGGTGGGGGAGCGCGACGTGCTGGTCCAGGTGAAAGCGGCCGGCGTCGAGATCGGCGCGTGGCACGTCATGGCAGGGAAGCCGTACCTGCTCCGCCTGATGGGATTCGGACTGCGCAAGCCCAAGGTCCCAGTGCGGGGCCGCGACGTCGCCGGCGTCGTCGAGGCCGTCGGGTCGAGCGTCACTCGCTTCCAGCCGGGCGACGAGGTGTTCGGCACCGCCGACGGCTCCTTCGCGGAGTACGCGTCGGTGCCCGAGGCACGGCTCGCGCCGAAGCCGGCGAACCTCACGTTCGAGCAGGCGGCGGTCGTCCCGATCTCGGGCGGCACCGCGCTCCAGGCCCTGCGCAAGGGCAACGTTCAGGCGGGGCAGAAGGTGTTGGTCGTCGGCGCGTCCGGCGGCGTGGGGTCGTTCGCCGTCCAACTCGCGAAGGCGTTCGGCGCCAAGGTCACCGGCGTGGCGAGCACGGCGAAGATGGACTTCGTGCGGTCGCTCGGCGCCGACGACGTGATCGACTACACACATGAGGACTTCGCAGACGGAACGCGCCACTGGGACCTGATCCTCGACATGGGGGGTCTCCGTTCACTGTCCGATCTGCGACGCGCGCTCACACCCAACGGCACGCTGGTGATCGTGGGCGGCGAGGGGGGTGGGAAGTGGCTCGGTGGATTCGGGCGCAGCCTCCGCTCGGGCTTCGTGTCGATGTTCGTCTCGCAGCGCCTGACGATGTTGGCGTCGAAGGAGCGCGGCGAGGACTTCGACGCGCTTCGCGAGCTGATCGAGGCCGGGAGGGTCACTCCGATCATCGACCGCACCTTCCCGCTGGCCGACGCCCCCGAGGCGATCCAGTACGTCGTGGAAGGTCGTGGCCGCGGCAAGGTGGCGATCACGGTATGA
- a CDS encoding NAD(P)-dependent alcohol dehydrogenase — translation MKALVQDRYGSADVLEFRDIEEPVVGDDDVLVRVHAAGCGPDVWHVMTGMPYMARVAIGVRRPRVAVRGWDVAGTVEAVGANVTRFEPGDDVMGTAEQGSFAEFAATRADKLVLKPAGLSFEQAAALPISGITALRAVRDEGKVQPGQTVLVIGASGGVGSLAVQIARSLDAQVTGVCTTSKVDLVRSIGADDVIDYTHEDFADGSRRWDVIIDTAGRRPLLQLRRALTPKGALVIVGGDGGGPWTGGFFRGMLRAPVVSLFVGQRLRGLATQIEQEDLVTLAELVEAGSVVPVIDRTYPLIEAPDAIRHLAQGHAAGKIVIIV, via the coding sequence ATGAAGGCGCTCGTGCAGGATCGCTACGGCTCGGCGGACGTGCTGGAGTTCAGAGACATCGAGGAACCCGTGGTCGGCGACGACGACGTGCTCGTGCGGGTGCACGCCGCAGGGTGTGGTCCCGACGTGTGGCACGTGATGACCGGCATGCCGTACATGGCCCGCGTCGCGATCGGGGTCCGCCGACCGAGGGTCGCCGTCCGAGGCTGGGACGTCGCGGGCACGGTCGAGGCGGTCGGCGCGAACGTCACCCGCTTCGAGCCCGGCGACGACGTGATGGGCACCGCCGAGCAGGGCTCGTTCGCCGAGTTCGCGGCCACCCGGGCGGACAAGCTCGTCCTGAAGCCGGCCGGGCTCAGCTTCGAGCAGGCAGCGGCCCTTCCGATCTCCGGCATCACCGCCCTTCGGGCCGTGCGTGACGAGGGGAAGGTGCAACCCGGCCAGACCGTGCTGGTGATCGGCGCCTCCGGTGGCGTGGGATCGCTCGCCGTGCAGATCGCCAGGTCGCTCGATGCGCAGGTCACCGGCGTGTGCACCACCTCGAAGGTAGACCTAGTCCGCTCGATCGGGGCGGACGACGTGATCGACTACACCCACGAGGACTTCGCAGACGGGTCGCGGCGCTGGGACGTGATCATCGATACCGCCGGCCGACGCCCGCTGTTGCAGCTGCGCCGCGCCCTCACCCCGAAGGGCGCCCTCGTGATCGTAGGCGGCGACGGGGGCGGACCGTGGACCGGAGGCTTCTTCCGCGGGATGCTCCGCGCCCCCGTGGTGTCACTGTTCGTGGGGCAGCGGCTCCGCGGCCTGGCCACGCAGATCGAGCAGGAGGATCTCGTCACCCTCGCCGAGCTCGTCGAAGCCGGCTCGGTCGTGCCGGTGATCGACCGGACCTACCCGCTGATCGAGGCTCCCGACGCGATCCGCCACCTGGCGCAGGGTCACGCCGCCGGCAAGATCGTGATCATCGTGTAG
- the sigJ gene encoding RNA polymerase sigma factor SigJ → MNGAPIDVEELERYRPLLFSIAYRMVSEVGDAEDIVQETFLRAHRLLADGGEIREPKAFLAEVATRLSIDHLRSARVRRERYVGTWLPEPLVADEPSLEERAEDLESLSIAFLVVLETLSPVERAVFLLHDVFGFDFEEVAAFVGKSPANTRQIAVRARKHTEARRPRFDPSPERKRELTERFFTAVGDGDLDGLLQMLSDDVVMVGDGGGAGAVRTPVEGPLRVARFLLGLGRTAQRQGIEVALTWVNGQPGAVAYVPGGPVVSTMILEIVDGKVAAIQAVVNPQKLRRVTPPCSHTDVATR, encoded by the coding sequence ATGAACGGAGCACCGATCGACGTCGAGGAGCTGGAGCGGTACCGACCGCTGCTGTTCTCGATCGCCTACCGGATGGTGAGCGAGGTCGGCGACGCCGAGGACATCGTGCAGGAGACGTTCCTGCGCGCGCACCGACTGCTGGCGGACGGAGGCGAGATCCGGGAGCCGAAGGCGTTCCTGGCCGAAGTGGCGACGCGGCTCTCGATCGACCACCTGCGCTCGGCCCGCGTGCGCCGGGAGCGCTACGTGGGAACGTGGCTTCCCGAGCCGCTGGTCGCCGACGAGCCCTCCCTCGAAGAGCGCGCCGAGGACCTGGAGTCGCTGTCGATCGCGTTCCTCGTCGTGCTCGAGACGCTGTCGCCGGTCGAGCGCGCGGTCTTCCTGCTGCACGACGTGTTCGGGTTCGACTTCGAGGAGGTCGCGGCCTTCGTCGGGAAGTCGCCCGCGAACACGCGGCAGATCGCCGTGCGGGCGCGCAAGCACACCGAAGCGCGGCGTCCGCGTTTCGATCCGTCGCCGGAGCGAAAGCGGGAGCTCACGGAACGGTTCTTCACCGCCGTGGGCGACGGCGACCTCGACGGCCTGCTGCAGATGCTGTCCGACGACGTCGTCATGGTCGGCGACGGCGGTGGCGCCGGCGCCGTGCGAACGCCGGTCGAGGGACCGCTGCGCGTCGCGCGCTTCCTGCTGGGCCTCGGACGCACTGCCCAGCGGCAGGGAATCGAGGTCGCGCTCACTTGGGTGAACGGACAGCCGGGGGCCGTCGCCTACGTGCCTGGCGGCCCGGTCGTGAGCACGATGATCCTCGAGATCGTCGACGGGAAGGTCGCCGCGATCCAGGCCGTCGTGAACCCGCAGAAGCTGCGGCGCGTGACGCCACCATGCTCGCACACGGATGTCGCTACACGATGA
- a CDS encoding NAD(P)-dependent oxidoreductase, which yields MRVFVAGASGAIGSRLVPALVRSGHQVVGTTRTPAKTERLRQLGAHPVVVDALDEVAVKDAVAKAAPDVVVHELTAIPDAVDPRKLDQQFALTNRLRTEGTDHLLEAARSVGVRRFVAQSFASWVYARTGGPVKVESDPIETDPPASVRQTLAGILHVERTLAEATDLEGVALRYGGFYGPGTSLGEGGPVLDMVRKRRFPIVGSGSGVWSFVHIDDAAAATAAAIERGAPGIYNVTDDDPASVATWLPELADAIGAPAPRRVPTWLARLLVGPTGVAMMTDLRGASNAKAKRELGWQPQYASWREGFRTGLE from the coding sequence ATGAGGGTATTCGTCGCGGGAGCATCCGGGGCGATCGGCAGCCGGCTCGTCCCGGCACTCGTGAGGAGCGGCCACCAGGTCGTCGGCACGACGCGCACGCCGGCGAAGACCGAGCGGCTCCGACAGCTCGGCGCTCACCCCGTCGTCGTCGATGCGCTCGACGAGGTCGCGGTGAAGGACGCGGTCGCCAAGGCAGCACCCGACGTCGTCGTGCACGAGCTGACGGCGATCCCCGACGCGGTCGATCCTCGGAAGCTCGACCAACAGTTCGCTCTCACCAACCGGCTTCGCACCGAGGGTACGGACCACCTGCTCGAGGCCGCCCGCTCGGTGGGCGTGCGTCGGTTCGTCGCGCAGAGCTTCGCCTCGTGGGTCTACGCGCGAACCGGCGGTCCGGTCAAGGTCGAGTCGGACCCGATCGAGACCGATCCGCCGGCGAGCGTGCGGCAGACGCTTGCCGGCATCCTGCACGTCGAGCGCACGCTCGCCGAGGCGACCGACCTCGAGGGCGTCGCGCTGCGATACGGGGGCTTCTACGGGCCGGGGACGTCCCTCGGCGAGGGCGGCCCGGTGCTGGACATGGTGCGCAAGCGGCGCTTCCCCATCGTGGGCAGCGGCAGCGGCGTCTGGTCGTTCGTGCACATCGACGACGCGGCCGCCGCGACGGCCGCCGCGATCGAGCGCGGCGCTCCGGGCATCTACAACGTGACCGACGACGATCCCGCGTCGGTGGCGACGTGGCTGCCGGAGCTCGCCGACGCGATCGGCGCGCCGGCGCCGCGCCGGGTTCCGACATGGCTGGCGAGGTTGCTCGTCGGCCCCACGGGCGTGGCGATGATGACCGACCTGCGCGGCGCGTCGAACGCAAAGGCGAAGCGCGAGCTCGGGTGGCAGCCGCAGTACGCGTCGTGGCGGGAAGGGTTCCGTACCGGGTTGGAGTGA